From Chionomys nivalis chromosome 21, mChiNiv1.1, whole genome shotgun sequence, a single genomic window includes:
- the LOC130863969 gene encoding RNA binding motif protein, X-linked-like-1, which produces MVEADRPGKLFIGGLNTETNEKALEAVFGKYGRIVEILLMKDRETNKSRGFAFVTFESPADAKDAARDMNGKSLDGKAIKVEQATKPSFESGRRGPPPPPRSRGPPRGLRGGSGGTRGPPSRGGYMDDGGYSMNFNMSSSRGPLPVKRGPPPRSGGPPPKRSTPSGPVRSSSGMGGRAPVSRGRDSYGGPPRREPLPSRRDVYLSPRDDGYSTKDSYSSRDYPSSRDTRDYAPPPRDYTYRDYSHSSSRDDYPSRGYGDRDGYGRDRDYSDHPSGGSYRDSYESYGNSRSAPPTRGPPPSYGGSSRYDDYSSSRDGYGGSRDSYSSSRSDLYSSGRDRVGRQERGLPPSMERGYPPPRDSYSSSSRGAPRGGGRGGSRSDRGGGRSRY; this is translated from the coding sequence ATGGTTGAAGCAGATCGCCCAGGAAAGCTCTTCATTGGTGGGCTCAATACAGAAACAAATGAGAAAGCCCTTGAAGCAGTATTTGGCAAGTATGGACGAATAGTGGAAATACTTTTGATGAAAGACCGTGAAACCAACAAATcaagaggatttgcttttgtcaCCTTCGAAAGCCCAGCAGATGCTAAAGATGCAGCTAGAGATATGAATGGAAAGTCCTTGGATGGAAAAGCCATCAAGGTGGAGCAAGCTACCAAACCATCATTTGAAAGTGGCAGGCGTGGACCTCCTCCACCTCCAAGAAGCAGAGGCCCTCCCAGAGGTCTtcgaggaggaagtggaggaacTAGAGGACCCCCTTCTCGTGGAGGATACATGGATGATGGTGGTTATTCCATGAACTTTAACATGAGTTCTTCGAGGGGACCACTTCCAGTAAAAAGAGGACCACCACCACGAAGCGGGGGACCCCCTCCTAAAAGATCAACGCCTTCAGGACCAGTTCGAAGCAGCAGTGGAATGGGAGGAAGAGCCCCAGTGTCACGTGGAAGAGATAGCTATGGAGGCCCTCCACGAAGGGAACCCCTGCCGTCTCGAAGAGATGTTTATTTGTCCCCAAGAGATGATGGATATTCTACAAAAGACAGCTATTCAAGCAGAGATTATCCAAGCTCCCGTGACACCAGAGATTATGCGCCGCCACCAAGAGATTACACATACCGCGATTATAGTCATTCCAGTTCACGTGACGACTACCCATCAAGAGGCTATGGTGATAGAGATGGATATGGTCGGGATCGTGACTATTCAGATCATCCAAGCGGAGGTTCCTACAGAGATTCATATGAGAGTTACGGTAATTCGCGCAGTGCACCCCCTACACGAGGGCCGCCGCCATCTTACGGAGGAAGCAGTCGCTATGATGATTACAGCAGCTCACGTGATGGCTATGGTGGAAGTCGTGACAGTTACTCAAGCAGCAGAAGTGATCTCTACTCAAGTGGCCGTGATCGTGTTGGCAGACAAGAACGGGGGCTCCCCCCTTCTATGGAAAGGGGGTACCCTCCTCCACGTGATTCCTACAGCAGTTCAAGCCGTGGAGCACCAAGAGGAGGTGGCCGTGGAGGAAGCCGATCTGATAgagggggaggcagaagcagatactAG